From the Streptomyces sp. NBC_01216 genome, the window TCTCGCCGCCCACCGTGCGCGCGTTGTGGGTGGCACGGGCGCCGCACCAGCACATCGCCTCGACCTGGAGCTGCTCCACGCGGTCCGCCAGCTCGATCAGCCGCTGCGAGCCGGGGAAGAGCTTGGTACGGAAGTCGGTGGTGATACCGAAGGCGAACACGTCGAGGTTCAGATCGTCGACGATCCGGGCCAGCTGGTCGATCTGCTGCGTCAACAGGAACTGGGCCTCGTCCACGATCACGTAGTCGACCTTCCCGCCCCGCGACATCAGCTCCACCACGAACCCGTAGAGATCCAGCTCCGGTGCGGCCTCCACCGCCTCCGTCACCAGGCCCAGCCGGGACGACAGCTTGCCCTCCCCCGCACGGTCATCGCGCGTGAAGATCACGCTCTGCAGGCCCCGCGCCGAACGGTTGTGCGCGATCTGGAGCGCCAAAGTCGACTTCCCGCAGTCCATCGTCCCGGAGAAGAACGCCAGCTCAGACATCAGGACGACAGGGCCTTTCGGGATGAACGACGACGGGCACGCCCCGCACGGGCGGACAGGGGAGCTCCCCGCACGGCCCCGACCTTGACACGGGCAGGGGCCGGCGGACGCCCGAGCGGACCGGTCGGGTTTCCGCCGTCCGTGGCTGCGGAGAGGAACGCCGGCTCGGGCATCGGAGGTCCGGGACCTTTCGAGTCTGGGAACAGGGAGGCCACGGGGAGCCGGCCTGGACGGGGCGGTAGGGGGCGGGAGGTGGTCAGGAACGGACTTCGAGGAGGGGCACGAACTGCTCCGCGGGCGTCATGGAGCCGTGGACGCCGACCATGGCCGACTCGTGGGGTTCGTTGACGGAGGCGGTGATCACGACGTCGTCGTGGGCGGCGGCGACGACGTCTCCGATCCGCCCGTGCACCCGCTCGTCGACGCCGTCTCCCGGACGGCCGAACCAGCCGAGCGCGACGGCCTCCTCGCGGCTCGCCACCCAGAACTGCTCGCCGAGCACCTCACGCCAGCAGGTCAGGACATCGGCCTCGGCGCCCGGGACCGCGTAGACGTGGCGGGCACGTCCCTCTCCGCCGAGCAGGGCCACGCCCGCGCGCAGCTCCCAGTCCTCGTCGAAGTCGATGCGGGACTGCTCGTCGAAGGGGATGTCGACCATGCCGTGGTCCGCCGTGACATACAGCGCGGAGCGGGGCGGCAGCTGTTCGGCGAGTCGCTGGACGAGCCGGTCGACGAACATCAGCTGGCCGCGCCAGGCGTCCGAGTCGACGCCGAACCGGTGACCGGCTCCGTCGAGTTCGCTGTAGTAGGTGTAGATCAACGAACGGTCCCCGGCGGCGAGCTGCCCGGCCGCGAAGTCCACGCGTTCCTCGCCGGAGAGCCTTCCGTGGAACGTCCCGCCGCTCAGCGCGACCTTGGTGAGCGGGGTGTCCCGGAAGGCCGGCGAGGAGACCTGGGCGGTGTGGACCCCGGCGTCGTGGGCGAGCTGGAAGACGGTCGGGTAGGGCTGCCAGACCCGCGGAGGGGTCCACGGCTTCCAGCGCAGCTGGTTCATCAGCTCCCCCGTCGCGGGGTCGCGGACGGTGTAGCCGGGCAGACCGTGCTCGCCGGGGAACCGTCCGGTGCCGACCGAGGCGAGCGAGGTCGCGGTGGTGGCGGGGAAGCCCGCGGTGATCGGCCGCCCGGTGCCGCCGCGCGAGGTGGCGAGCAGCGAGGTGAGGTAGGGCGCCTCGTCCGGATGGGCCTTGATCTGCTCCCACCCGAGTCCGTCGATCAGGAAGACGCAGTTCCGGTCGGCCGGGCCGAGGTCGGCGATGCGCGCCTCGCATCCCGGTACGCCCTGACCGGCGGCGAGCGTCGGCAACAGGTCGGCGAGCGAACCGGTGCCGTACGCGGGGACGGGCGCGGTGTCCAGGGCGAGCGGGACGGGTTCGTCCGGCCACCCGGAGGTGACGGTGGTCGGCTGCACCATCAGCGGGTCGCCGCGGTGGCTTCGGAGAGGGACTGGGCGAAGGCCAGGGTCTGGCGGACGGTGTCCGGGCCGTCGCCGGCGTCGCTGACGCGCAGGCTCAGGTCGTCGGCGGTGGTGTTCCCGGTGTACCCGTGGTCGGCGTCGCAGTTGGGGTCGCCGCAGGCGGCGGGCTCCAGGTCGATCCGCGAGACGGCGCCCCACCCGATGGTGAGGACCACCTCGCGGGGCAGCGTGCCGGGGGTGTACGACTCGGGGTTGGCGACGACGCGGGACACGACGACCGAGGAGATCCGGTCGAGCTTGACCGATTCGGTGGAGGTCGTGGCGTACGGGGTCGGGGAGCTGGTGTCGGCGTTCTGTTCGTCGGTGTGGCTGACGATGAACCGGTTGGCCGTGAGGACCAGCACGGTGACGTGGCGGCGGACCTCGTTGGAGTCGAACGTCGTCTCCTGGTGCACCAGGTACGACGCGATCGTCTCTCCACCGACGGCGGCCTCCACCGCCTCGGCCACGAGGGCCGGGTAGTAGCCGCTGCGCTCGATCGCCGCGCGCAGCCCCTGGGTCGTCGTACCGGTCTTTGCCATGGACTCCATCCTAATCCGTCGGAAGGGGCGCTCCGGGACGCTTGGGCACGCTCGCCTTCCGGGGCGTGGACCTCGGGGCGGCCCGAGCGGGGTCGGGTGAGAGGCGGGCAGGGCCCGGCGGCCGGTCAGTAGCCGGGAAGCCGGCGCGGGCCGAGGTCGGTGCGGGGCGGGGGCGGGGCGAGACGGACCGCGGCACCGAGCACGGAGAGGCCGCGCGGGGCCACGACGACGGGTTCGAGGGTGACCGCGACCACCTCGGGGTGGTCGTCGACGAGCCGGGAGACGCGGAGCAGCAGTTCCTCCAGGGCGGGGGTGTCGACGGGGGCGGAACCGCGCCAGCCGAAGAGCAGCGGGGCGGTACGGATCGAGCGCACGAGTTCGGCTGCGTCCCGGTCGGTGGCCGGGACGAGCCGGTGGGACATGTCGCCGAGCAGTTCGGAGGCGGCCCCGGCGAGCCCGAAGGAGAGGACGGCGCCGACAGCGGGGTCGATGGCGGCGCGGACGACGGTGTCGACGCCCCGGGGCATCATGGCCTGGACGACGAGGTGGAGCTCCTCGGGCTTGCCGAGTGCACCGGTCATCTCGGCGTACGCGGTGCGGAGTTGCGCCTCGCCGGCCAGGTCGAGCCGGACGCCCCCGAGGTCGGGTCGGTGGCGCAGGTGGGGTGCGGTGGTCTTCAGGGCGACGGGGTAGCCGAGGCGGGCGGCGGCTTCGACGGCGTCGTCCGGGCTCGGTGCGGGGAGCGTCGGCCGCACCGTGATCCCGTAGCGCCCGAGCAGTTCCGCCGCCGCTTCGGTGCCGAGGGTCACACCGCCGGGCGCGGCACCGTTCCCGAGCAGTCGTTCGATCTGTCCGGCCGCCCCGCTCTCGTCGATGTCCTCGTACTCCGGCACCCGCCCGGGTTCGGCGGCCTGCCGTCGCCACTGGCCGTACCGGACGGCTTCGGCGAGTGCCCGCACGGCCCGCTCGGCGGCCGGGTAGGCGGGGATGCCGTCGGCGGCGAGCCCGTCGGGGAGCGTGACGGCGGTGGGGTTGGGGGCGGCGGCGAGGGCGGGGTCCGGGGCGCCGGTGGCCGAGGGGACGGGCGGCACCGGTCCGGCGGGACCGCGGGGGCCGGTCGCCCCGTTCGTGGGTCCGGACGGTCCGGAGGGCACCGTGCGGGAGGGGACCCCGACGGCGGGCTCAGGTGCGCGGGACGCCGTCCGCGGCCTGGTGCTCGTGGCCGCCGAGAGCGCCTCCGCCAGGCCGCCCATCTCGACGTGGACCACGACCACCGGCTTCGCGGGGCCGGGGGCGGAGGCGACCGCCGCGCGGAGATGCGCCGCGAGGACCTCCCCGTCGCCGGACTCGACCGCGCCGTTGTCACCGACCCAGGGGATCGCGGTCACCACCACGGCGTCGTTGGCCTCGTCGACGAGCGCCGCCGCGAGCGCGTCGCGGAAGTCGGCCGGGCTCGCGGAGGTCGTCAGGTCCAGCGGACGCAGCGGACGCAGCCCCTCGGTCAGGCAGGCGTCGTAGGTGAGCAGCCCCAGCGACTCCGAATTGCCGAGGATGGCCACCCGCGGACCGGCCGGCAGCGGCTGGCCCGCGAGGAGCAGGCCCGCGTCGACCAGTTCGGTGACCGTGTCCACCCGGATGACACCGGCCTGGCGCAGCAGCGCTGAGACCGTCGCGTGCGGGATGCGGGTGACCGGGACCCGGTGTCCGGGTGGCGCGCTTCCGCTGTGCCGGGCGCCCTTGACCACGACGACCGGTTTGACCTCCGCCGTCCGCCGGGCCAGTCGGGTGAACTTGCGGGGGTTGCCGATGGACTCCAGGTAGAGCAGGACGACGTCCGTCTCCGGGTCGTCGTACCAGTACTGGAGGAAGTCGTTGCCGGAGACGTCCGCGCGGTTGCCCGCGGAGATGAAGGAGGAGATTCCGGCGCCGCGCCGGTGCAGGCCGGCCAGCAGGGCGATGCCGATCGCGCCGGACTGGGTGAAGAGACCGATCCTGCCGGCCGCCGGCATCCTCGGGGCGAGCGAGGCGTTGAGCGGTCCGTCCGCCGAGGTGCTGATGATCCCGAACGCGTTGGGCCCGATGATCCGCATTCCGTACGAACGGGCCTGCCGCACCAGCGCGCGCTGCCGGTCCCGCCCTTCCGGTCCGCTCTCCGCGTAGCCGGCGGACAGCACGACCAGGCCGCGCACCCCGTGCTCGCCGCAGTCGGCGACGGCCTCGGGCACCCGTTCCGCGGGGACGGCGACGACCGCGAGGTCCACCGGTTCCCCGATGTCCCCGACCGAGCGGAAGGCCGGAGTTCCTTCGAGCAGGGCGCCGTGTCCGGGCTCCAGGGCTCGGTTCACGGCGTACGTGCGTCCGGTGTAGCCGGAGGCGAGGAGGTTGCGCAGCACGGTGCGGCCGACTCCGCCGGGGGTGCGCCCGGCGCCGATCACGGCGACCGAGCCGGGGGCCAGCAGTCGCTGGACGGAGCGGGCCTCGGCGCGCTGCTCCCGCGCGCGCTGGACGGCGAGCGACCGGTCGGTGGGTTCCAGGTCGAGGTGGAGCCGCACGGCGCCGTCCTCGAAGCTGCGTTTCTGGGTGTATCCGGCGTCCGTGAAGACCTTGATCATCTTCGTGTTCGCGGGCAGTACCTCGGCGGCGAAACGTCTGATGTCCCGCTCGCGGGCCACCGCGGCGATGTGCTCGAGCAGAGCCGACGCCACACCGCGCCCCTGGTGCGCGTCCTGCACCAGGAACGCGACCTCGGCCTCGTCGGCCGGGGCCGTCGCGGGCCGGCCCGTCGCGTCGATGCGGTCGTAGCGTACGGTGGCGATGAACTCCCCGCCGACGGTCGCCGCGAGCCCGACCCGGTCCACGAAGTCGTGGTGGGTGAAGCGGTGCACGTCCTTGGCCGAGAGTCTCGGGTAGGGCGCGAAGAAGCGGTAGTACTTCGACTCGTCCGAGACCTGCTCGTAGAAACTGACCAGCCGGTCGGCGTCGGCGGCGGTGATGGGCCTGATGCGCGCGGTGCCGCCGTCACGGAGCACCACGTCCGCCTCCCAGTGGTCGGGATAGGCGTGTTCAGGCTGTTCCGACGCGCTCTGCATGGGGTCAGCCTACGGCCGGTGCCGGAGCATGGCATCGGTCGCGCACGCCGTGCGCGCCATGCAAGGTAGGAAAGCCGCACGGCCGTTCCGGCGCCCGCCCGGAGGTCGGCACGAGCACCTCGCAACCCATGAGAGACTGGTCTAGACAACCGGCCAAGACTTGAAGGGCAACACCATGGCTGAGCGCCGCGTCAACGTCGGCTGGGCCGAGGGCCTGCACGCCCGTCCCGCCTCCATCTTCGTCCGTGCCGCCACGGCCTCCGGCGTCCCCGTGACCATCGCCAAGGCCGACGGCAACCCGGTGAACGCCGCGTCCATGCTCGCGGTGCTCGGCCTGGGCGCCCAGGGTGGCGAGGAGGTCGTGCTCGCCTCCGACGCCGAGGGCGCCGAAGCCGCTCTGGACCGCCTGGCGAAGCTGGTCGCCGAGGGCCTCTCGGAGCTGCCCGAGACCGTCTGACCGGCCCGCCCGCGGGAGCCGCGTCCGTCCGGATTCCGGAGGGTGCGGCTCTTTCGTTTATTCGGGAACGATAGGGACTCCATGCGCGCCGTCCGGGCGCACCCCGCCTTTCCCCGCCGGGAGCGTGGGTACGCCGCATTTCTCGTCCCGGCGCATCGCATGACACGAATCAACCGATTCCCGGGCAGCGCGAATAGGCCCCCGCATTACCTCTCTTTGTATACGGCGCCGCTGTTAATTCCGGATACTCACGGTGTTTACGGCAGGTTGCGAAGCCCTCACACGGCCGCGCCTGGGCCGGTACAGCGCCAGCGAGCGCTCGGCGTGCAGCGCGGTGAGGGCCCGCGCCCGCTCGGCGTCGCCCCGCGCCACCGCGTCCACGATCGCGCCGTGCTCCGCCCACTCCTCCCTGGGCCGGGGCGCCGGTTCCACCGCGTACATCCAGGCGATCTTGTGCCGTAGCTGGGTGAGCAGCGCCGTCAGCGCCGGACTGCCGGCGGCCTGCGCCAGCGTCTCGTGGAACCAGCCACCCAGGGAGCGCAGATCCTCGCCCTGCCCTCGCCTGGCCCGTTCCTGTCCCAGCCTGACCAGGCCGCGCAGCACCTTGAGATGGGCCTCGGTGCGGCGCTGGGCAGCCCGGGCGGCACCCAGCGGCTCCAGCAGCACCCGCATGTCCAGCAGGTCCGCCGCCTCCTGTTCGGTGGGCTCGGCGACGTGGGCGCCCGCGTGCCGGCGGGTGACCACGAACCCCTCGGACTCCAGCGTGCGCAGTGCCTCGCGGACCGGGACGCGGGAGACCCCGTAGCGGCGTGCCAACTGCTCCTCGGTCAGCCGGGTGCCACGCTCGAAGACCCCGGAGACGATGTCGTCCCGGATCGCCGTGCATACCGACTGCGCGGGAATGCGCATGTTCGACCTCCGCCTTAATCCGCCTTAATCCGCGCGAAACCCATCCGGTGGACGTCCGTTCGCCGACCTTGCGGTGACTCTATTGCAGGAGGGCGGCATTTCCGAAGGCCACGGAGGTTCCATGGATATCTTTTGGCCTGTAGAAAAGCCCCGGCTCTGTACGAGCCGGGGCTTTCTGACGCGTGCGGGATCAGACGTTCACACCGCGGGCGCGCAGGTAGGCGATCGGGTTGATGTCCGAGCCGTACTCGGCGGTGGTGCGGGCCTCGAAGTGGAGGTGGGGTCCGGTCGAGTTGCCGGTCGAGCCCGAGACGCCTATCCGCTGACCGGGAGTGACGGCCTGACCGACCGAGACACTGATGGCCGCGAGGTGACCGTACTGGGTGTACGTGCCGTCGTGCATCCGGATGACGACGTTGTTCCCGTACGCACCGCCCCAGCCGGCCTCGACCACGGTGCCGGAGCCCACGGAGACGACCTTGGTGCCCGAGGCGGCGTGGAAGTCGACGCCGGAGTGGCTGCCGGAGGACCAGAGCGCACCCCCGGTCTTGTAGCCGGTGCTGACGTACGAGCCGGCGACGGGAAGCTGGAAGGAGGCAAGGCGCTTGCGCTCGGCCTCGCGGGCGGCGCGCTCCTTGGCCTGGCGGAGTTCCTTGGCCCGGGCCTCGGCCTTGCGCTTGGCCTCGGCGGCGGCCTTCTCGCGGGCGATGGCCTCGACGGCCTCCCGCTCCTGAGCGACGGCCTGGACGCTCACCGTGTCCACCAGGACGTCGGCGACCACGGCCTGGTTGAGGCCGGTGTCCTCCAGGGAGGGGGCCTCCGTGTCGGCTGCGAGCGCCGGGGAGGCGAGGGTTCCGATGACGCCGGTGGTGGCGAGGGTGGCGACGCCGGCGATGCCCGCGCCACGGCGCGCCAGACGGCTCGGAGCACGATGTTTCCCGGTGGCACGGGTGAATGCCATGGAGGGGCTGATTCCTTTCCTTCCTTCTCGCCTACCGGGTTAGCTGACGGGTTCGGAGCAGGAAGGTCTCCTACGGGCCCCTCCGCACGGCGGCGAAGGCGTCCGATTCACCCCAGGGACTTCGCGTGGGTCCC encodes:
- a CDS encoding DUF5998 family protein; this encodes MAKTGTTTQGLRAAIERSGYYPALVAEAVEAAVGGETIASYLVHQETTFDSNEVRRHVTVLVLTANRFIVSHTDEQNADTSSPTPYATTSTESVKLDRISSVVVSRVVANPESYTPGTLPREVVLTIGWGAVSRIDLEPAACGDPNCDADHGYTGNTTADDLSLRVSDAGDGPDTVRQTLAFAQSLSEATAATR
- a CDS encoding HPr family phosphocarrier protein, which produces MAERRVNVGWAEGLHARPASIFVRAATASGVPVTIAKADGNPVNAASMLAVLGLGAQGGEEVVLASDAEGAEAALDRLAKLVAEGLSELPETV
- a CDS encoding thymidine kinase, whose amino-acid sequence is MSELAFFSGTMDCGKSTLALQIAHNRSARGLQSVIFTRDDRAGEGKLSSRLGLVTEAVEAAPELDLYGFVVELMSRGGKVDYVIVDEAQFLLTQQIDQLARIVDDLNLDVFAFGITTDFRTKLFPGSQRLIELADRVEQLQVEAMCWCGARATHNARTVGGEMVVEGEQVVVGDVGGAAEVVGYEVLCRRHHRKRMTSATSRAAALSPDVLPVTSG
- a CDS encoding alkaline phosphatase family protein, which produces MVQPTTVTSGWPDEPVPLALDTAPVPAYGTGSLADLLPTLAAGQGVPGCEARIADLGPADRNCVFLIDGLGWEQIKAHPDEAPYLTSLLATSRGGTGRPITAGFPATTATSLASVGTGRFPGEHGLPGYTVRDPATGELMNQLRWKPWTPPRVWQPYPTVFQLAHDAGVHTAQVSSPAFRDTPLTKVALSGGTFHGRLSGEERVDFAAGQLAAGDRSLIYTYYSELDGAGHRFGVDSDAWRGQLMFVDRLVQRLAEQLPPRSALYVTADHGMVDIPFDEQSRIDFDEDWELRAGVALLGGEGRARHVYAVPGAEADVLTCWREVLGEQFWVASREEAVALGWFGRPGDGVDERVHGRIGDVVAAAHDDVVITASVNEPHESAMVGVHGSMTPAEQFVPLLEVRS
- a CDS encoding GntR family transcriptional regulator, with the translated sequence MRIPAQSVCTAIRDDIVSGVFERGTRLTEEQLARRYGVSRVPVREALRTLESEGFVVTRRHAGAHVAEPTEQEAADLLDMRVLLEPLGAARAAQRRTEAHLKVLRGLVRLGQERARRGQGEDLRSLGGWFHETLAQAAGSPALTALLTQLRHKIAWMYAVEPAPRPREEWAEHGAIVDAVARGDAERARALTALHAERSLALYRPRRGRVRASQPAVNTVSIRN
- a CDS encoding bifunctional acetate--CoA ligase family protein/GNAT family N-acetyltransferase; translation: MQSASEQPEHAYPDHWEADVVLRDGGTARIRPITAADADRLVSFYEQVSDESKYYRFFAPYPRLSAKDVHRFTHHDFVDRVGLAATVGGEFIATVRYDRIDATGRPATAPADEAEVAFLVQDAHQGRGVASALLEHIAAVARERDIRRFAAEVLPANTKMIKVFTDAGYTQKRSFEDGAVRLHLDLEPTDRSLAVQRAREQRAEARSVQRLLAPGSVAVIGAGRTPGGVGRTVLRNLLASGYTGRTYAVNRALEPGHGALLEGTPAFRSVGDIGEPVDLAVVAVPAERVPEAVADCGEHGVRGLVVLSAGYAESGPEGRDRQRALVRQARSYGMRIIGPNAFGIISTSADGPLNASLAPRMPAAGRIGLFTQSGAIGIALLAGLHRRGAGISSFISAGNRADVSGNDFLQYWYDDPETDVVLLYLESIGNPRKFTRLARRTAEVKPVVVVKGARHSGSAPPGHRVPVTRIPHATVSALLRQAGVIRVDTVTELVDAGLLLAGQPLPAGPRVAILGNSESLGLLTYDACLTEGLRPLRPLDLTTSASPADFRDALAAALVDEANDAVVVTAIPWVGDNGAVESGDGEVLAAHLRAAVASAPGPAKPVVVVHVEMGGLAEALSAATSTRPRTASRAPEPAVGVPSRTVPSGPSGPTNGATGPRGPAGPVPPVPSATGAPDPALAAAPNPTAVTLPDGLAADGIPAYPAAERAVRALAEAVRYGQWRRQAAEPGRVPEYEDIDESGAAGQIERLLGNGAAPGGVTLGTEAAAELLGRYGITVRPTLPAPSPDDAVEAAARLGYPVALKTTAPHLRHRPDLGGVRLDLAGEAQLRTAYAEMTGALGKPEELHLVVQAMMPRGVDTVVRAAIDPAVGAVLSFGLAGAASELLGDMSHRLVPATDRDAAELVRSIRTAPLLFGWRGSAPVDTPALEELLLRVSRLVDDHPEVVAVTLEPVVVAPRGLSVLGAAVRLAPPPPRTDLGPRRLPGY
- a CDS encoding M23 family metallopeptidase codes for the protein MAFTRATGKHRAPSRLARRGAGIAGVATLATTGVIGTLASPALAADTEAPSLEDTGLNQAVVADVLVDTVSVQAVAQEREAVEAIAREKAAAEAKRKAEARAKELRQAKERAAREAERKRLASFQLPVAGSYVSTGYKTGGALWSSGSHSGVDFHAASGTKVVSVGSGTVVEAGWGGAYGNNVVIRMHDGTYTQYGHLAAISVSVGQAVTPGQRIGVSGSTGNSTGPHLHFEARTTAEYGSDINPIAYLRARGVNV